Part of the Gammaproteobacteria bacterium genome, TTAATTGTTATGTACGAAACTTCTGTTTGATTGCTAAATAAAAGATCGAGATTTTTATTATTAATTTTAGCGCTGTACTCACCAATAAAATCTTCCAAAAACTCAATACGAGAACCAAAAAAAGAAGCAGGAGAAGAGGAAGATTTCCGTAGTCCTTCGATGACAAAAACAAAAGAGTCAGCATGCCTGATAAGAGAGAGCACAAATATTTTTTCATTAAAACCGAGCGAGCTGTCTATGCGGCTAGGAAATGTAAACAACTCTTCATCATTATTAGATTGAAGTAAATGCTCTTTAAGATCGCTGGTATTCATTTTATACACACCTGATTGATTTTTTTATTTTCATATTAAGTATAATAAGAGATCATTAAAAGAATATTAAGAGAACATTACAAAAATCCCATTCGAACTTTACCGCGACCGACAAAGTGTGAACTATGCGTTTGCAAGGCGCAACTCTCACACCACCACGGCAATCGGGCCAGAACTTAAACAATTTTAGAGCTATCTGATATTTTCTGCCTATGTTTTATTCTGTATTGGCTTATTCACTGCAAAAACAATAGCGATTGTGTCATCCCAGCGTAGGCTGGGACCCAGTCCGCAAGGTTTTAACATACTAGCAAATTATCGCGATCACTTTTTTTAAGACTAGGCCCCAGCCTACGCTGGGATGACACAATAGTTGGTTGCATTGCTTAATTTCTGGCCCGATTGCCGTGCATACTCGCTCACTGCAGCTTGATTCTAAACAATAGCTTGAGTTATCATAAACGACCAATTAGTTTCTAAATATTATTGGCTAATAATTAGCCAGCACCGAAGGAAAAATTATGAAAAAAGATACTCATCCAGCGTACGAAGCGGTCAATGTACAATGTAGCTGTGGTAACAAGTTTAAAGTTCGCTCTACAGGTAAAGACATTCACTTAGATGTGTGTTCAGAATGCCATCCTTTCTATACTGGAAAACAAAAAGTAGTAGACACCGCAGGGCGAGTCGAAGGATTTAAGACAAAATATGCTTTCCTTAGCTCAAGCTTGGGTAAAGTTTCTGAAAAATCTCAAGAAGCAACAGATAAAAACTAATTTTCTATTAGCGAGGGCGACCAGCCGGTCGCCCCTACAAAGATCGACCGCCCCTAAATTAAGGAGCATAACGCCATGTCGACCCTGTCATTTTCTGAAGAAGCACTAAAATATCACCGAGAACCCACTCCAGGAAAGCTCGCCACTGCGATTACAAAGCCCACTGAATCCCAATATGATTTATCTTTAGCCTATACTCCGGGCGTTGCACAGCCGGTTACCGCTATTGCACAGGATCCTGAAAAAGCTTATGACTATACTGGAAAAGGAAATTTAGTCGCTGTTATTACCAATGGTACAGCGGTATTAGGTTTGGGTGATGTTGGAGCTTTAGCCAGCAAACCCGTCATGGAAGGCAAGGGTGTCTTATTTAAGCGTTTTGCAAATATTGATGTGTTTGACATCGAAATAGATTGTGCAGATCCTTACGATTTAGTGGAAACCATTGTTAGAATTTCTCCAACCTTTGGCGGTATTAATCTTGAAGACATTAAAGCACCCGAATGTTTTATTGTGGAATCTGAATTAAAAAAACGTCTCAATATTCCCGTATTTCATGATGATCAGCATGGAACGGCGATTATTGTTGCTGCAGGTTTAATTAACGCACTTGTCTTACAACAGAAAAAACTTGCTGATGTAAAAATTGTTTGTTTAGGGGCCGGCGCTGCGGGTATCGCCTCGATGAATTTATTACTGCATCTCGGAGCGCAAGCCAATAATATTTATATGGTCGATAGAAATGGCATTATCCATTCTGAACGCAATGATTTGAATGAATATAAACAACCATTTGCACTCAACACTGAGAAGCGAACATTAGCCGATGCGATGCAAGACGCCGATGTTTTTATTGGTGTTTCAGGTGCAAATCTTGTAACCGCAGAAATGATTGCCGCTATGGCTGAAAAGCCCATCATATTTGCACTCTCCAATCCTGATCCTGAAATTTCTCCTGAAGTTGCACACAGCGTACGCCAAGATCTCATCATGGCGACTGGACGCAGTGATTATCCTAATCAAGTCAATAATGTATTAGGATTTCCGTATATTTTCCGCGGTGCGCTTGACGT contains:
- a CDS encoding malate dehydrogenase, which encodes MSTLSFSEEALKYHREPTPGKLATAITKPTESQYDLSLAYTPGVAQPVTAIAQDPEKAYDYTGKGNLVAVITNGTAVLGLGDVGALASKPVMEGKGVLFKRFANIDVFDIEIDCADPYDLVETIVRISPTFGGINLEDIKAPECFIVESELKKRLNIPVFHDDQHGTAIIVAAGLINALVLQQKKLADVKIVCLGAGAAGIASMNLLLHLGAQANNIYMVDRNGIIHSERNDLNEYKQPFALNTEKRTLADAMQDADVFIGVSGANLVTAEMIAAMAEKPIIFALSNPDPEISPEVAHSVRQDLIMATGRSDYPNQVNNVLGFPYIFRGALDVRAHTINIEMQIAAVHAISELAYEEVPAEVLAAYPQQTHLAFGPDYILPKPMDSRLKTRVSAAVAKAAIESGVTS
- the rpmE gene encoding 50S ribosomal protein L31; translation: MKKDTHPAYEAVNVQCSCGNKFKVRSTGKDIHLDVCSECHPFYTGKQKVVDTAGRVEGFKTKYAFLSSSLGKVSEKSQEATDKN